The following proteins are co-located in the Oikeobacillus pervagus genome:
- a CDS encoding YfkD famly protein yields the protein MKFFRFAMIAVFIFSFCIPINSFASIENPKEKINIPSSVISITKENTYPNPTQDLPSLQPSELTQELLDTSKVKIENPHLIRMLNESSFNKSPFSIGLRATIYLGEWPLNYESTETVPNWEYQKINTNYHDNRGGEANFQLHYVQETQKTIKGGLTAKVPNADDVQKMMMIKAGEKTNVPLAFSTTIGAGTKKNQTYNVPPNRLGYLYAYAPAINEKGKITYGEVYIVFKGWKRYIVTKNVTSQGIGAWIPIQDHVSFGFLTSGQQR from the coding sequence ATGAAGTTTTTTCGTTTTGCGATGATTGCTGTTTTTATTTTTTCATTTTGTATTCCGATAAATAGTTTCGCTTCAATTGAGAACCCAAAAGAAAAGATCAATATTCCTTCCTCGGTTATTAGTATTACGAAGGAGAATACGTATCCAAATCCAACGCAAGATTTACCATCACTTCAGCCTAGTGAATTAACTCAAGAATTATTGGATACATCAAAAGTGAAAATTGAAAATCCGCACTTAATTAGGATGTTGAATGAATCATCTTTCAATAAATCTCCATTTTCCATTGGACTCAGGGCTACAATTTATTTAGGGGAATGGCCGCTAAATTATGAATCAACGGAAACTGTACCAAATTGGGAATATCAAAAAATTAATACGAATTATCATGACAACCGTGGAGGGGAAGCCAATTTTCAACTTCATTATGTACAGGAAACACAGAAGACCATTAAAGGTGGACTAACGGCAAAAGTTCCGAATGCTGATGATGTACAAAAAATGATGATGATTAAAGCGGGAGAAAAAACAAATGTTCCACTCGCTTTTTCAACCACAATCGGAGCTGGCACGAAGAAAAATCAAACCTATAATGTTCCGCCAAACCGACTAGGTTATTTATACGCCTATGCGCCTGCAATCAATGAAAAGGGAAAAATCACATATGGAGAAGTTTATATCGTTTTTAAAGGGTGGAAACGGTATATTGTCACCAAAAATGTGACATCCCAAGGAATTGGCGCATGGATCCCGATTCAAGATCACGTATCATTTGGATTTTTAACTTCGGGTCAACAAAGGTAG